One window from the genome of Streptomyces sp. NBC_00708 encodes:
- a CDS encoding putative protein N(5)-glutamine methyltransferase, whose product MPVPLSPSALSSLVATLRSAGCVFAEDEAALIAATADHPGDVTAMAERRAAGHPLEHVLGWAEFNGLRIAVDPGVFVPRRRTEFLIDRAVALAPDPAVVVDLCCGSGALGAALAAALERVELHAADVEPAAVRCARRNIGERGHVYEGDLFAPLPGTLRGRVDVLLANVPYVPSEDVALLPAEARVHEPLVALDGGGDGLDVLRRVAAEAPRWLAPGGSLLVETSERQAQTAAGVLAAGGLVPRVHSCEERYATVVTGTRAAKPAR is encoded by the coding sequence ATGCCGGTCCCGTTGTCACCGTCTGCCCTCTCCTCCCTCGTCGCCACCCTCCGCTCCGCCGGCTGTGTCTTCGCCGAGGACGAGGCCGCGCTCATCGCCGCCACCGCCGACCACCCCGGCGACGTCACCGCCATGGCGGAGCGGCGCGCCGCCGGGCATCCGCTCGAACACGTCCTCGGCTGGGCCGAGTTCAACGGACTGCGGATCGCCGTGGACCCCGGCGTCTTCGTCCCCCGCCGCCGCACCGAGTTCCTGATCGACCGGGCCGTCGCCCTCGCCCCGGACCCGGCCGTCGTCGTCGACCTGTGCTGCGGCTCGGGCGCACTCGGCGCCGCGCTCGCCGCGGCGCTGGAGCGCGTCGAACTCCACGCCGCCGATGTCGAGCCCGCCGCCGTCCGCTGCGCCCGGCGCAACATCGGGGAGCGGGGGCACGTCTACGAGGGCGACCTCTTCGCACCGCTGCCCGGCACCCTGCGCGGGCGCGTCGACGTGCTGCTCGCCAACGTGCCGTACGTACCGAGCGAGGACGTCGCCCTGCTGCCCGCCGAGGCCCGCGTCCACGAACCGCTCGTCGCGCTCGACGGCGGCGGCGACGGCCTCGACGTCCTGCGCCGGGTCGCCGCGGAGGCGCCCCGCTGGCTGGCCCCCGGCGGCAGCCTCCTCGTCGAGACGAGCGAGCGGCAGGCGCAGACCGCGGCGGGGGTCCTCGCGGCCGGCGGGCTGGTGCCGCGCGTCCACTCCTGCGAGGAGCGGTACGCGACCGTCGTCACCGGGACCCGGGCGGCAAAACCGGCGCGCTGA